A genomic stretch from Anaerolinea thermophila UNI-1 includes:
- a CDS encoding Crp/Fnr family transcriptional regulator → MGLRELTSGLESVRLFRGLTPQQLEWVAARAYSRTFPPGVELIVAGTPGETVYFILSGTVKIYVPQVDGTEVIVNILGPGDTVGELGVIDGGERSASVVTLERTETIWMTGEMFQEALRTIPQMNENLLRILSARVRLTTENVQAYASLDIPGRIARQLLSLAHTYGREQGGGVFIPLRLTQGDIAELVGSSRKRVNQVMVTLRREGVLTFDTEGHITLFRLKDLERMVEGRVGHY, encoded by the coding sequence ATGGGCCTACGAGAATTAACCTCAGGACTGGAAAGCGTGCGCCTGTTTCGCGGGCTAACCCCTCAGCAATTGGAGTGGGTGGCGGCGCGGGCATACAGCCGCACCTTTCCCCCCGGCGTGGAACTGATTGTGGCAGGCACACCCGGCGAGACGGTGTACTTCATCCTCAGCGGCACGGTGAAGATCTATGTGCCTCAGGTGGACGGTACAGAGGTTATCGTCAACATTCTGGGTCCCGGCGATACGGTAGGTGAACTGGGTGTCATTGACGGCGGGGAGCGCTCTGCCAGTGTGGTGACGCTGGAGCGCACCGAGACTATCTGGATGACCGGCGAAATGTTCCAGGAAGCCCTGCGCACCATTCCGCAGATGAACGAGAATTTACTGCGCATCCTCTCGGCAAGGGTGCGCCTGACCACCGAAAACGTGCAGGCGTATGCCTCGCTGGATATCCCCGGGCGTATTGCCCGGCAATTGCTTTCGCTGGCGCACACCTACGGCAGGGAGCAGGGCGGCGGGGTGTTCATCCCCCTGCGCCTCACCCAGGGCGATATTGCCGAACTGGTGGGCTCTTCGCGCAAGCGCGTCAATCAGGTCATGGTTACCCTGCGGCGCGAGGGTGTGCTGACCTTCGACACCGAGGGACACATCACCCTCTTCCGCCTCAAGGACCTGGAGCGCATGGTGGAAGGCAGGGTGGGACATTATTAG
- a CDS encoding MFS transporter yields the protein MNAKKTLLNETLIWFLIAMILANIAGSMYMDLLPLYLQELNASVAQVGLFFTLSAIIPLALQILGGWISDSLGRLRSIALGSLAGVLSYVGLVLAPSWEWLLLAQGLGAVTSALVAPSYGAFIAESSSEENRARVFGVVETLYSVVGIVGPPLGAWLVELRGFKPMLFVAGILYLSATIIRVRMARNARRQNPAPASALTLDSLRGNLRSLLILLVSGGLLTWLFLTDGVRDIFFRMSFTFFPVYLKSVGGLTIQQIGWLSASLSTAIMATNLLGGWLADRKGEHVAISLGFLLDGISMLIFLRASTFPLFLLSWVLAGVGIGMMSPAYSSLMSKALPERLRGTGFGLLHSSLGVFSLPAPSIGAYLYEKFSPRAPFMLTTVISFLTILPAWFKFRPQKATPAPLAVEGQTAPVSEQG from the coding sequence ATGAACGCGAAAAAGACACTGCTGAATGAAACCTTAATCTGGTTTTTGATTGCCATGATTCTGGCAAACATCGCCGGATCCATGTACATGGATCTCCTGCCCCTCTACCTGCAGGAATTGAACGCCAGCGTGGCGCAGGTAGGGCTGTTCTTCACCCTTTCCGCCATCATCCCGCTGGCATTGCAAATTCTGGGCGGGTGGATTTCCGATAGTCTGGGACGCCTGCGCAGTATTGCCCTGGGCAGTCTGGCGGGAGTACTCTCGTATGTTGGCTTGGTGCTGGCGCCATCATGGGAATGGCTCCTGCTGGCGCAAGGGCTGGGCGCGGTGACCTCGGCACTGGTCGCGCCCAGTTATGGGGCTTTCATCGCCGAGTCTTCCAGCGAAGAAAACCGCGCCCGCGTCTTTGGCGTGGTCGAAACACTGTATTCGGTGGTAGGTATCGTGGGTCCACCGCTGGGAGCCTGGCTGGTGGAACTGCGCGGCTTCAAGCCCATGCTGTTTGTGGCGGGCATCCTCTACCTGAGCGCCACCATCATCCGCGTGCGTATGGCGCGCAATGCCCGCCGTCAAAACCCTGCGCCTGCCAGCGCGCTGACGCTGGACAGCCTGCGTGGAAATTTGCGCAGTCTGCTGATTCTGCTGGTGAGCGGCGGACTGCTGACCTGGCTGTTTCTCACCGATGGGGTACGGGATATCTTCTTCCGCATGTCGTTCACCTTCTTCCCGGTGTACCTCAAATCGGTGGGTGGGCTGACCATTCAGCAAATTGGCTGGCTGAGTGCCTCGCTCAGTACCGCTATCATGGCAACCAATCTGTTGGGCGGCTGGCTGGCTGACCGTAAGGGCGAACACGTTGCCATCAGCCTGGGATTTTTGCTGGATGGCATTTCCATGCTCATCTTTCTGCGTGCCAGCACCTTCCCCCTGTTCCTGCTCTCATGGGTGCTGGCGGGGGTGGGCATCGGCATGATGAGCCCGGCATACAGTTCGCTGATGAGTAAAGCCCTGCCGGAACGTCTGCGCGGCACCGGTTTTGGTCTGCTTCATTCCAGCCTGGGGGTATTCTCGCTCCCCGCCCCTTCGATTGGAGCGTATCTTTACGAAAAGTTCAGCCCGCGCGCACCCTTCATGCTCACCACCGTAATTTCTTTCCTGACCATTCTGCCGGCGTGGTTCAAATTCCGCCCTCAAAAGGCAACGCCTGCGCCGCTTGCCGTAGAGGGACAAACCGCACCGGTGAGCGAACAGGGCTGA
- a CDS encoding GNAT family N-acetyltransferase produces the protein METKIFLPSSFTSRPATLTDAEAVANLLNLCFVEWTGSPETSTQDLHSFWTNPMMNLERDTLLILDTHQQVVAYGEMYDAPPHVRLYLYGRVHPQSRGKGLGTALVQWGLARASLSLEKAPADARVVLHQFLPAQAVEGARLLESLGFRHIRNSYQMRIELSTPPQAASFPAHIQVRTVHLENELEALVRAHRQAFHDHWGYVETPMEEALKDWRHWVETDPRCDPTLWFLAMDGDEIAGYCLCSPGTEEDPQLGWVNLLGVRREWRKQGLGLALLLHGFDALYQRGFHRIGLGVDASSLTGATRLYQRAGMHVHREYHLFEYEVRPGKDYLRQSLEDHEREKDTAE, from the coding sequence ATGGAAACAAAAATCTTTTTACCCTCTTCGTTTACTTCCCGACCGGCAACACTCACCGATGCGGAAGCTGTAGCCAATTTGTTAAACCTTTGCTTTGTGGAATGGACTGGCTCGCCGGAGACCAGCACCCAGGATCTGCATAGTTTCTGGACAAACCCGATGATGAATCTGGAACGGGATACCCTGTTGATTCTGGACACTCATCAACAGGTGGTTGCGTATGGCGAAATGTACGACGCTCCCCCTCATGTGCGTCTGTACCTGTACGGCAGGGTGCACCCACAATCCAGGGGCAAAGGCTTGGGCACTGCCCTGGTGCAGTGGGGACTGGCACGCGCTTCCCTCAGTCTGGAGAAAGCCCCAGCCGATGCGCGAGTGGTGTTACATCAGTTCCTGCCTGCACAAGCCGTTGAGGGAGCGCGCCTGCTGGAAAGCCTTGGTTTTCGGCACATCCGCAACAGTTACCAGATGCGCATCGAACTCAGTACACCGCCCCAAGCGGCATCCTTCCCGGCACACATCCAGGTGCGCACAGTCCATTTGGAAAACGAACTGGAAGCGCTGGTGCGCGCACACCGGCAAGCCTTCCATGACCACTGGGGCTATGTGGAAACACCCATGGAAGAAGCCCTGAAAGACTGGCGTCACTGGGTTGAAACCGACCCGCGCTGTGACCCGACACTGTGGTTTCTCGCCATGGATGGCGATGAGATTGCCGGGTACTGTCTATGCTCCCCGGGCACTGAGGAAGACCCGCAACTGGGCTGGGTGAACTTGCTGGGGGTGCGCCGCGAGTGGCGCAAACAGGGGCTGGGACTGGCGCTGTTATTGCACGGGTTCGATGCCCTGTACCAGCGTGGCTTCCACCGCATCGGGCTGGGGGTGGACGCTTCCAGCCTGACCGGCGCCACCCGTCTGTATCAACGCGCCGGGATGCACGTGCATCGAGAGTATCATCTCTTCGAATACGAAGTGCGCCCCGGCAAAGATTATTTGAGGCAAAGCCTTGAAGATCATGAACGCGAAAAAGACACTGCTGAATGA
- a CDS encoding MGH1-like glycoside hydrolase domain-containing protein, whose translation MRSWKLNGDSPLFLTLAANARVTSTTYSNDIIWALQLGGGEPPALAVTTTLGLRAAQMRLFPIFRFGQQTVHDPAEFHRSPQVTQILPGYLSISLSPFEGVDVQLEYRVDSSQTLAGRVRVLNRSVLAQEGCVDWAGLLEPLGYGVGLGILPMGLNTVLQGNTSDLAVVVFVSGGIQPGKGVYPSLCLPINLYPGGSVAFHWAVSVAAETEQAFEQAREATLQAWDAVTARIELQSTADLMEVSTPNPEWDALFWQAQVAGVSLLQTRTDALPEDSFVLTRRPDQGYSPRGDGSDYPYLWSGQTAFDSLYLLEVLPGIPDLGSRLLRNFAGTVDEQGTPIWKPGLGGQRSTRLALPLLTQLCDLEALSAEEAETLFAMGFRLVQAWLDYEHDRDQDALPEYQHPLQTMLENHPLFDLWHPLSQGVSIEWVESPTLGAMLFREVRSLLKLARRLERGEEEAWLEAKAALLFAAVQSCWDHRSGVFRYRDMQSHRAPAARELLSFSGSGTFKPKRQPLKPQRLVVQLFAPESHTLSAIVRLRGINAVNEVVQEEFSPREISWQNGVGRFTSRNLFASVEEISVSGVPGRDHGKVLAAGLDVVDISLFLPLWAGVVKDKQAKTLVQKTLFRHMLHRFGFPMLAGRQQDALPEWQAVSLPWNTWIAHSLLDLGMRREASDLFLRFIQPVLGALKSRHNFYQYYHAETGAPLGEAGHLWGMPPLKLFLRIAGIEKITSHLVEVREFNAFPFPVTVKYQRISVTREGNTTTVRFPGHPAYTVTGSEARRIALT comes from the coding sequence ATGCGCTCATGGAAATTGAACGGAGATTCCCCCCTGTTCCTGACACTGGCGGCGAATGCGCGGGTTACTTCCACGACCTATTCAAATGACATCATCTGGGCTTTGCAACTGGGAGGCGGCGAACCGCCTGCTCTGGCGGTGACCACCACGCTGGGGTTGCGCGCCGCGCAGATGCGCCTGTTTCCTATCTTTCGTTTTGGTCAGCAAACTGTTCACGACCCGGCGGAGTTTCATCGCTCTCCACAGGTCACCCAAATCCTGCCCGGTTACCTTTCGATTAGTTTGTCTCCCTTTGAAGGGGTGGATGTGCAGTTGGAGTACCGCGTGGACTCGTCGCAAACGCTGGCAGGGCGGGTGCGGGTGCTCAATCGTAGTGTGCTGGCACAGGAAGGCTGTGTGGACTGGGCAGGACTGCTGGAACCGTTAGGTTACGGCGTGGGACTGGGGATTCTGCCCATGGGATTGAACACCGTTCTGCAGGGCAATACCAGCGACCTGGCGGTGGTGGTGTTCGTCTCCGGTGGAATTCAGCCCGGGAAGGGGGTGTATCCTTCGCTGTGCCTGCCCATCAACCTGTATCCAGGGGGGAGTGTTGCCTTTCACTGGGCGGTTTCGGTTGCCGCTGAGACCGAGCAGGCCTTTGAACAAGCCCGCGAAGCCACCCTGCAGGCATGGGACGCCGTCACGGCGCGCATTGAATTACAGAGCACCGCTGACCTCATGGAGGTGAGCACTCCCAATCCAGAGTGGGACGCGCTCTTCTGGCAGGCGCAGGTTGCCGGGGTTTCTCTGCTACAAACGCGCACCGATGCCCTGCCCGAAGATTCCTTTGTTCTTACCCGCCGACCTGATCAGGGGTATTCCCCCCGTGGTGATGGCAGTGACTACCCCTACCTGTGGAGCGGTCAGACGGCATTTGACAGTCTCTATCTGCTGGAAGTCCTGCCCGGCATTCCCGATTTAGGCAGTCGCCTGTTGCGAAATTTCGCCGGCACGGTGGACGAACAGGGTACGCCTATCTGGAAGCCCGGCCTGGGCGGTCAGCGCTCTACCCGGCTGGCGCTCCCTCTGTTGACGCAATTGTGCGATCTCGAAGCCCTCTCTGCAGAAGAGGCAGAAACGCTCTTTGCCATGGGATTCCGTCTGGTGCAGGCATGGTTGGATTACGAACATGACCGCGATCAGGACGCCCTGCCCGAATACCAGCATCCTCTGCAAACCATGCTGGAAAATCATCCCCTCTTTGACCTCTGGCATCCGCTATCGCAGGGAGTAAGCATTGAATGGGTGGAGTCGCCAACTTTGGGAGCCATGTTGTTTCGCGAGGTGCGCAGTTTGTTGAAACTGGCGCGTCGCCTGGAGCGGGGTGAGGAGGAAGCCTGGCTGGAAGCCAAAGCCGCGCTGTTGTTCGCGGCGGTGCAGTCCTGCTGGGATCACCGCAGCGGGGTGTTCCGCTACCGGGATATGCAGTCTCACCGTGCGCCAGCCGCCCGTGAATTGCTGTCCTTCAGCGGTTCGGGGACGTTCAAGCCCAAACGCCAGCCACTGAAGCCGCAGCGTCTGGTGGTGCAGTTGTTCGCTCCCGAATCGCATACCCTCTCGGCAATTGTGCGCCTGCGTGGCATCAACGCCGTGAATGAGGTTGTGCAGGAAGAGTTTTCCCCGCGTGAGATTTCCTGGCAAAACGGGGTGGGGCGCTTTACCAGCCGCAACCTGTTTGCCAGCGTGGAAGAAATTTCGGTCAGCGGCGTTCCAGGTAGAGATCATGGCAAAGTGCTGGCTGCCGGGTTGGACGTGGTGGACATCAGCCTGTTCCTGCCTCTGTGGGCTGGGGTGGTAAAGGACAAGCAAGCCAAAACGCTGGTACAGAAGACGCTTTTCAGACACATGCTGCATCGCTTTGGCTTTCCCATGCTGGCAGGCAGGCAACAGGACGCTCTTCCCGAGTGGCAGGCGGTGTCTTTGCCCTGGAATACCTGGATTGCGCACAGCCTTCTTGATTTAGGCATGCGACGAGAAGCCTCCGATTTGTTTTTGCGTTTCATCCAGCCTGTGCTGGGTGCACTTAAGTCCCGCCACAACTTTTATCAGTACTATCATGCCGAAACCGGCGCGCCGCTGGGCGAAGCCGGGCATCTCTGGGGCATGCCCCCTTTGAAATTGTTCCTGCGCATTGCGGGAATTGAGAAAATTACCTCTCATCTGGTAGAAGTGCGCGAATTTAATGCTTTTCCTTTCCCGGTTACGGTAAAATATCAGAGAATCAGTGTGACACGGGAAGGGAATACCACGACCGTGCGGTTTCCGGGACATCCTGCTTACACGGTCACCGGCTCGGAAGCCCGACGCATTGCCTTGACCTGA
- a CDS encoding cyclic-di-AMP receptor, which yields MSAEFPTQPIRLWIAVVQAQDAEIAREAVEKLGLHVERLPSVGGFLGRRNATLIIGVPPEKQEQVEQSLHENCRQRVEFIAIPLESAPLPMPTPTPITVGGATVFTLEVDHYEEI from the coding sequence ATGAGCGCGGAGTTTCCAACTCAACCCATTCGCCTGTGGATTGCCGTGGTGCAGGCGCAGGACGCCGAAATTGCCCGCGAAGCCGTGGAGAAGTTGGGATTGCATGTGGAGCGGCTTCCCAGTGTGGGTGGCTTTTTGGGGCGGCGCAATGCCACCCTGATCATCGGCGTACCGCCGGAGAAGCAGGAACAGGTGGAACAATCCCTGCACGAAAATTGTCGTCAACGGGTGGAGTTCATTGCCATCCCGTTGGAAAGCGCCCCCCTGCCCATGCCTACCCCCACACCGATCACGGTAGGTGGGGCGACTGTTTTCACCCTCGAAGTGGATCATTATGAGGAGATTTAG
- a CDS encoding cyclic-di-AMP receptor yields the protein MKLILAILRDIDHDAVSQALTSAGYRVTMIASTGGFWRRGNTTLMVGCEDEQVEPALQIIRNNCQTPAEPGTRHATIFVIKVDQYVHF from the coding sequence ATGAAACTGATTCTTGCTATTCTGCGTGATATTGATCATGATGCGGTCTCTCAAGCCCTGACCTCCGCCGGTTACCGGGTAACCATGATTGCTTCGACGGGTGGTTTCTGGCGGCGTGGAAACACCACTCTGATGGTGGGGTGTGAAGATGAGCAGGTTGAACCCGCCCTGCAAATTATCCGCAACAATTGTCAGACACCCGCCGAACCCGGCACTCGCCATGCCACCATCTTTGTGATTAAAGTGGATCAGTACGTCCACTTTTAG
- a CDS encoding DUF4013 domain-containing protein, which yields MDFAKPFTFVFEDQNWLSKIALVAVISLIPVVGVLVLLGWGLEITRRVIRDELPILPEVDFGKHLGDGFKGFVIGLVYSVPMLVLVILMSVFSAALSNSYNTDFANAVLILLVVCLALFILLYGLVLNLLAPAAYARFAATGSMSAAFQFGEVWRTVTANLGGYVLVVLATILAGFIAGLGSIACVIGVIFTGTYAAAVLYHFYGQAYKQARLNRSL from the coding sequence ATGGATTTCGCCAAGCCTTTTACCTTTGTCTTTGAAGATCAAAACTGGCTTTCCAAGATTGCCCTGGTTGCCGTGATTTCGTTGATCCCGGTGGTGGGTGTGCTGGTTCTGTTGGGCTGGGGGTTGGAAATCACCCGCCGGGTGATTCGCGATGAACTCCCGATTTTGCCCGAAGTGGATTTTGGCAAGCACCTGGGCGATGGTTTCAAGGGGTTTGTCATCGGGCTGGTGTATTCTGTGCCTATGCTGGTGCTGGTGATTTTAATGAGCGTGTTCAGCGCTGCTCTGAGCAATTCTTACAATACCGACTTTGCCAACGCTGTTCTGATTCTGCTGGTGGTATGTCTGGCACTGTTTATTCTTCTGTACGGGCTGGTGCTGAACTTGCTGGCGCCGGCGGCGTATGCGCGCTTTGCCGCCACCGGAAGCATGAGCGCGGCGTTCCAGTTTGGTGAGGTTTGGCGCACCGTGACCGCTAACCTGGGTGGCTATGTGCTGGTCGTGCTGGCGACAATTCTTGCCGGGTTCATTGCCGGACTTGGCTCGATTGCCTGTGTGATTGGGGTGATTTTTACGGGCACATATGCCGCCGCGGTTCTGTATCACTTCTACGGGCAAGCCTATAAACAGGCGCGGTTGAATCGCTCGCTGTAA
- the amrA gene encoding AmmeMemoRadiSam system protein A, which produces MSREPLSEEERRLLLQLARRSIEAAVNGKPLPEIRAEDYPARLFEPGVCFVTLTDARGELRGCVGALEAYQPLVEDVREHAVAAALEDYRFPPVRPHEVDHLKIEISRLTPPRPLPYENPEDLPRLLRPHVDGVILRDGIRRATFLPQVWEKIPNPEEFLSHLCQKMGAPASLWRKKKLDVYTYEVEEFHE; this is translated from the coding sequence ATGTCTCGAGAGCCGTTGAGCGAAGAGGAACGCCGCTTGCTGTTACAACTGGCGCGCCGCTCCATCGAAGCCGCGGTGAACGGCAAGCCTCTGCCGGAAATCCGTGCCGAAGATTACCCGGCGCGACTGTTCGAACCGGGGGTGTGCTTTGTCACCCTGACAGACGCGCGCGGCGAACTGCGCGGATGCGTGGGCGCGCTGGAAGCCTATCAACCACTGGTGGAAGACGTGCGCGAGCATGCCGTCGCCGCCGCGCTGGAAGATTACCGCTTTCCCCCGGTGCGTCCGCATGAAGTAGATCATCTCAAGATTGAAATTTCCCGCCTGACTCCGCCGCGCCCCCTACCCTATGAGAACCCCGAAGACCTGCCCCGCCTGCTGAGACCGCACGTGGACGGCGTCATCCTGCGCGATGGCATCCGCCGGGCGACTTTCCTGCCGCAGGTATGGGAGAAGATTCCCAACCCGGAAGAGTTTCTCAGCCACCTGTGCCAGAAGATGGGCGCGCCTGCCAGTTTGTGGCGGAAAAAGAAACTGGACGTGTACACCTACGAAGTGGAAGAATTTCACGAATAA
- a CDS encoding flavin reductase family protein: MTELTLSPRGEDLRRAMRRWVTGVSIVTAAHEGKRHGMTVNSFVSVSLDPPLVTVTLANTTRTHKLVSASGRFGVTILDIHQQNLSDRFAGRIPEDGDRFHDVQIFSLSGEIPLLSDGLAALECRVVHCYEMPHSTLFIGEVEQVWIREDGEPLVYVNRAYRCLKEC, encoded by the coding sequence ATGACTGAACTCACCCTTTCCCCCCGTGGAGAAGACCTGCGCCGTGCCATGCGCCGCTGGGTCACGGGGGTTTCCATCGTCACCGCCGCACATGAGGGCAAACGCCACGGCATGACCGTCAATTCGTTCGTCTCCGTTTCCCTCGACCCGCCTCTGGTGACGGTAACACTGGCAAACACCACCCGCACGCACAAACTGGTCAGCGCCTCCGGGCGTTTCGGGGTGACCATTCTGGATATCCACCAGCAGAATCTCTCCGACCGCTTTGCCGGGCGCATTCCCGAAGACGGCGACCGTTTTCACGATGTGCAGATATTTTCACTTTCCGGAGAAATTCCTTTATTGAGCGATGGGTTGGCGGCGCTGGAATGCCGTGTGGTACACTGCTACGAAATGCCCCACTCCACCCTGTTTATCGGTGAGGTGGAGCAGGTGTGGATACGCGAGGACGGCGAACCGCTGGTGTACGTCAACCGGGCATACCGTTGTCTGAAAGAGTGCTAA
- a CDS encoding M4 family metallopeptidase: MSHRHPLFCVIPPYMLERIAEKGTEVQQERARQALALSEQMREQRQKVAVRAEALRTAGPAVRQRSVHSAQYLSNLPGVLVRAEGAAPSGDPAVDEAYDGSGATYDLFWDIYQRNSIDGAGMPLVSTVHYQQGYDNAFWNGYQMVYGDGDEDLPEEDRLFNRFTISLDVIGHELTHGVTQYTANLTYANQSGALNESFSDVFGSLVRQYQLRQTAAEADWIIGKGLFTANVNGVGLRSMKEPGTAYNDPILGKDPQPGHMRDYVTTTRDNGGVHINSGIPNHAFYYAAIEMGGYAWEKAGRIWYVTLRDRLRAGSTFQDAANLTFAVAGDLFGVNSLEQQAVKRAWSLVGIEVTGDGGGNGNQNPGCLDAFIRLLRGV, from the coding sequence TTGTCTCACCGTCATCCTCTTTTCTGTGTCATTCCGCCCTACATGCTGGAGCGCATTGCCGAGAAGGGTACTGAGGTGCAACAGGAGCGCGCCAGACAAGCCCTGGCGCTTTCCGAGCAGATGCGCGAACAGCGCCAGAAAGTTGCCGTGCGCGCCGAAGCCCTGCGGACAGCCGGACCAGCGGTACGCCAGCGTTCGGTGCATTCGGCGCAGTATTTGAGCAACCTGCCGGGTGTGCTGGTGCGCGCCGAAGGGGCGGCGCCCAGCGGCGACCCCGCCGTAGATGAAGCCTACGACGGCTCCGGTGCCACCTACGACCTGTTCTGGGATATCTATCAGCGTAACTCGATTGACGGCGCGGGCATGCCGCTGGTCTCAACCGTGCATTACCAGCAGGGGTATGACAATGCCTTCTGGAACGGCTATCAGATGGTGTATGGCGACGGCGATGAGGACCTGCCCGAAGAAGATCGTCTCTTCAACCGCTTTACCATTTCGCTGGACGTCATCGGGCATGAATTAACTCACGGTGTTACCCAGTACACGGCGAACCTGACTTACGCCAATCAATCCGGGGCGCTGAACGAATCTTTCTCGGATGTGTTTGGCTCGCTGGTGCGCCAGTATCAACTGCGCCAAACGGCTGCCGAGGCGGACTGGATCATCGGTAAAGGACTGTTTACCGCCAACGTCAACGGGGTGGGACTGCGCTCGATGAAAGAGCCCGGCACAGCCTACAACGACCCCATCCTGGGCAAAGACCCTCAGCCCGGGCATATGCGCGATTACGTCACCACCACCCGCGACAACGGCGGAGTCCATATCAACTCGGGCATTCCCAACCATGCGTTTTACTATGCGGCAATCGAGATGGGCGGGTATGCCTGGGAAAAAGCCGGGCGTATCTGGTACGTTACTCTGCGCGACCGCCTGCGTGCCGGTTCGACCTTCCAGGATGCCGCCAATCTCACCTTTGCAGTGGCGGGAGATCTGTTTGGGGTGAACAGTCTGGAGCAACAGGCGGTCAAACGCGCCTGGTCGCTGGTGGGCATCGAAGTCACTGGCGATGGCGGCGGCAACGGTAATCAGAATCCCGGCTGTCTGGATGCTTTTATCCGATTGTTGAGGGGAGTATGA
- a CDS encoding protealysin inhibitor emfourin, with protein MIIQVERTGGFAGLTMQAIIDTEHLDPEEREELEELVEKSEFFRLPPRLKVQTMAVNQFEYVITIEDEFQRHTLEAHEEALDPRLNELVQRVLRLARRKQREKKDD; from the coding sequence ATGATTATTCAGGTGGAGCGCACGGGCGGTTTTGCCGGATTGACCATGCAAGCCATCATTGATACCGAACATCTTGACCCGGAAGAGCGTGAAGAACTGGAAGAACTGGTAGAGAAGAGCGAGTTCTTTCGCCTTCCCCCGCGCCTGAAGGTGCAGACCATGGCGGTGAATCAATTTGAGTATGTGATTACCATTGAAGACGAGTTTCAACGCCATACCCTTGAAGCGCACGAAGAAGCCCTTGACCCCCGGCTGAATGAACTGGTGCAACGGGTCCTGCGTTTGGCGCGGCGCAAGCAGCGCGAGAAAAAAGACGATTGA
- a CDS encoding 4Fe-4S dicluster domain-containing protein, whose product MPVQGRIVVSDLYCKGCELCVAACPQHVLRLSPDRLTAKGYHPAELAGPGCTGCGICAVVCPEAAITVYRQKAPARKTAEA is encoded by the coding sequence ATGCCCGTACAGGGACGTATAGTTGTCAGCGATTTGTATTGTAAGGGTTGCGAGTTGTGCGTCGCCGCCTGTCCTCAACACGTATTGCGCCTCTCGCCCGATCGTCTCACCGCCAAGGGATACCATCCGGCGGAACTGGCAGGACCCGGCTGCACCGGCTGTGGCATTTGTGCGGTAGTTTGTCCGGAAGCCGCCATTACCGTGTACCGGCAAAAAGCGCCAGCCCGCAAAACCGCTGAGGCTTAG
- the vorB gene encoding 3-methyl-2-oxobutanoate dehydrogenase subunit VorB, translating into MARELLKGNEAIAEAAIRAGLQAYFGYPITPQTELLEWMSKRMPELGRAFVQAESELAAINMVYGAACTGARVMTSSSSPGISLMMEGISYIIGTEVPAVLVDVMRGGPGLGNIAPAQSDYNQIVHGGGHGDYHLIVLAPASVQEAVDLTVLAFDLAEKYRTVAVVLLDGSLGQMMEPAELPPMRPVKTVYPEWAATGMMGKREKNILTSIYLNPPDEEQTNLRLLRRWQEVEANEIRFKEYFMDDARYVVVGFGSAGRVALSAVRAARAEGIPVGLLRPITLSPFPYAHIRKLAERVEGFLVVEMNAGQMLEDVRLAVSGQKPVEFYGRLGGVMPFPDEILAEIQRIASGGLTLEGHPRERWLQRMNGKN; encoded by the coding sequence ATGGCACGTGAATTGCTGAAAGGGAATGAAGCCATTGCCGAAGCCGCTATCCGCGCGGGGTTGCAGGCATATTTTGGCTACCCCATCACGCCGCAGACCGAACTGCTGGAATGGATGTCCAAGCGCATGCCCGAGTTGGGACGCGCCTTTGTACAGGCAGAGTCCGAACTTGCGGCCATCAACATGGTGTACGGAGCGGCGTGTACCGGGGCGAGAGTGATGACATCTTCATCCAGCCCCGGTATCAGTTTAATGATGGAGGGGATTTCCTACATCATCGGCACCGAAGTGCCTGCCGTGCTGGTGGATGTGATGCGCGGCGGTCCGGGCTTGGGCAACATTGCCCCGGCGCAGAGCGACTACAATCAGATTGTGCACGGTGGCGGGCATGGCGATTATCACCTCATCGTGCTGGCGCCTGCCAGCGTGCAGGAAGCGGTGGACCTGACCGTGCTGGCGTTTGACCTGGCGGAGAAGTACCGCACGGTTGCTGTGGTTCTGCTGGATGGCTCGCTGGGTCAGATGATGGAACCGGCAGAACTTCCCCCCATGCGCCCGGTGAAGACCGTGTATCCTGAATGGGCGGCAACCGGCATGATGGGCAAGCGCGAGAAGAATATCCTCACCAGCATTTACCTCAACCCCCCTGATGAGGAGCAGACCAACCTGCGCCTCTTGCGCCGCTGGCAGGAGGTGGAAGCCAACGAAATCCGTTTCAAAGAGTACTTCATGGACGATGCCCGCTATGTGGTGGTTGGCTTTGGTTCGGCGGGACGTGTGGCGCTTTCGGCAGTACGCGCCGCCCGCGCCGAAGGCATCCCGGTGGGCTTGCTACGCCCCATTACCCTCAGTCCTTTCCCTTATGCTCATATTCGCAAATTGGCAGAACGCGTGGAGGGATTCCTGGTGGTGGAGATGAACGCCGGACAGATGCTGGAAGACGTGCGCCTGGCGGTTTCCGGACAGAAGCCGGTGGAGTTTTACGGGCGCCTGGGTGGGGTGATGCCCTTCCCGGATGAAATCCTTGCCGAGATTCAGCGCATCGCTTCCGGTGGATTGACGCTGGAAGGGCACCCGCGCGAACGCTGGCTTCAGCGCATGAATGGTAAGAATTAG